A genomic segment from Malus domestica chromosome 05, GDT2T_hap1 encodes:
- the LOC103427955 gene encoding inorganic phosphate transporter 1-4, with product MAKEQLQVLNALDVAKTQWYHFTAIIIAGMGFFTDAYDLFCISLVTKLLGRIYYHVEGAEKPGTLPPNVSAAVNGVAFCGTLAGQLFFGWLGDKMGRKKVYGMTLMLMVICSIASGLSFGHTPTTVMSTLCFFRFWLGFGIGGDYPLSATIMSEYANKKTRGAFIAAVFAMQGFGILAGGIFAIICSAAFNANFDAPTYKVNALASTVPQADYLWRIIVMVGAIPAALTYYWRMKMPETARYTALVAKNAKQAASDMSKVLQVEIEAEPQKAEPTANAFALFSKEFMHRHGLHLLGTTSTWFLLDIAFYSQNLFQKDIFSAIGWIPPAETMNAIEEVYRIARAQTLIALCSTVPGYWFTVAFIDRIGRFAIQLMGFFFMTVFMFALAIPYEHWTHKDNRIGFVVIYSLTFFFANFGPNATTFVVPAEIFPARFRSTCHGISAASGKLGAIVGAFGFLYLAQNKDKNKTDAGYPPGIGVKNSLLVLGVVNFLGILFTFLVPESNGRSLEEMSGENEEESETGTVELEQSSYNNRTVPVV from the coding sequence ATGGCTAAAGAGCAATTACAGGTTCTCAATGCACTTGACGTAGCAAAaacacaatggtaccatttCACTGCAATTATCATTGCTGGAATGGGATTCTTCACAGatgcatatgatctcttctgcATTTCTTTGGTGACCAAGTTGCTCGGCCGCATATACTACCACGTTGAAGGCGCAGAGAAGCCCGGGACATTGCCTCCGAATGTGTCAGCTGCCGTAAATGGTGTGGCGTTTTGTGGAACCTTAGCAGGCCAGCTCTTCTTTGGCTGGCTTGGTGACAAGATGGGAAGGAAGAAAGTTTATGGAATGACTCTTATGCTTATGGTCATATGTTCTATTGCTTCAGGTCTCTCATTTGGGCATACCCCAACAACCGTAATGTCAACGCTTTGTTTCTTCCGGTTCTGGCTAGGGTTTGGTATTGGCGGTGACTACCCTCTTTCTGCCACAATCATGTCTGAGTATGCTAACAAGAAGACTCGGGGCGCTTTCATTGCCGCGGTCTTTGCCATGCAGGGGTTTGGAATTTTAGCAGGTGGGATATTTGCTATTATCTGTTCGGCCGCGTTTAATGCCAATTTTGATGCTCCAACATATAAGGTCAATGCACTTGCCTCAACCGTTCCACAAGCGGACTATCTGTGGAGGATTATTGTGATGGTAGGAGCAATCCCAGCTGCACTGACTTACTACTGGCGCATGAAGATGCCTGAAACTGCCCGTTACACCGCCCTTGTTGCAAAGAATGCGAAACAGGCTGCATCCGACATGTCAAAGGTTCTGCAGGTAGAAATTGaagcagaaccccagaaggctGAGCCGACTGCTAATGCATTTGCTTTGTTCTCCAAGGAGTTTATGCACCGTCATGGACTTCACTTGCTTGGAACAACAAGCACTTGGTTCTTACTTGACATTGCATTCTACAGCCAAAATCTGTTCCAAAAGGATATTTTCAGTGCGATCGGATGGATTCCTCCTGCAGAGACAATGAATGCTATTGAAGAAGTTTACAGAATCGCAAGGGCCCAAACTCTTATTGCATTGTGCAGTACTGTCCCTGGCTACTGGTTTACGGTAGCTTTCATTGACAGGATTGGAAGATTTGCAATTCAGTTGATGGGATTCTTCTTCATGACAGTGTTCATGTTTGCACTGGCTATTCCCTACGAACATTGGACTCACAAGGACAACCGAATTGGGTTCGTAGTGATCTACTCATTGACCTTCTTTTTCGCAAACTTCGGTCCTAATGCAACCACATTTGTTGTGCCGGCTGAGATTTTCCCAGCTAGGTTCCGGTCTACGTGTCATGGAATCTCAGCTGCGTCCGGGAAGCTTGGCGCCATAGTTGGTGCATTCGGGTTCTTGTACTTGGCTCAGAACAAAGATAAGAACAAGACAGATGCAGGGTACCCTCCAGGCATCGGGGTTAAAAACTCGCTCCTTGTGTTGGGTGTGGTCAACTTCTTGGGGATATTGTTCACCTTCTTGGTGCCTGAATCGAATGGGAGGTCGTTGGAGGAGATGTCGGGTGAGAACGAAGAAGAAAGCGAAACCGGGACAGTGGAGTTGGAGCAATCAAGCTATAACAACAGGACAGTTCCAGTTGTGTAG